The Trichomycterus rosablanca isolate fTriRos1 chromosome 20, fTriRos1.hap1, whole genome shotgun sequence genomic interval ATAAACAAATAGCTATAGCTTTGTACAGTAATAAAGGAAACATCCCATTTCCAGTGAAATTAACTGGAAGTTACTTGATACTGCAGACAGATTTGGGTGGTTTGGGTGACAGTATGCGGTTTGAAACAGAGCCATTGCTCAATACAAAGTGGGATTTTATAAGTGACCCACACTTCTGGTTTTATATTACAGCAGAAATAACCTTCTACAGTACACTGTTTAACTCCTGAACTACAACCCTGCCATTACACCAAACCCTTAACCAACTGAGCCATGTAAGTAATCTGATTAACTGTGTTAAATCTATTTTACTGAGCTCAAAATTTTATTATATTGCTCTTTTTACACTGGACCAAATTAACATATATAATGAGATAATGAATATGTTGTTGATTAGACTGTAGCTTTTGCCAGAATCGAATTTGAATTGAATCAGTGTTTAATGAGTCGTTTGCTAAGGAATCGACTCTTAATTAAGTGCGCACTGCTACTGAAAGAGGAGTTGTTTGGTAACGGATAGAGTCGGTTCTTGTAAAATGAGAAATGAAATAACTGATCGTTATTGAGTGAATATGCCATTAAAACAagacatttatgtatttttaaagttcaactatatgtgcctaattttttatttaaaagatacataatttattcattatattattagCAAATCATTACTAAAATAAGAAACAAAGAGTTCCTTATACAAACAAGGTATTACACgtttaatagctttttaaattggatatatttttattgttgctacaaatacataatttttaaaaatgaaaaaatatatatatacatttgaataatgtaaatattgtttgcCCTTAGGGAATTCCGGGATTTCAAAGATGATTTAGAATTCCTTCTACAAGGTGTGTCAGAGTTTGACATCCAAGGCAAGGAGGTACCATCAGAAATATTTGTGCATGGATCTTCAGCATTTCCTGTTGGATTCACCCCAGATAAAAAGGCGTTTATTGCAGGCGCCCGTTACGGACAGGGCCGAGTAATAGCTGCCGGCCATGAAAGATACTTAGATCGAAATTCACTATCCACCTTTTTGAACAATGCTCTTCTCTGGCTTGATCAAGGACGTAAAGGTGTGGTCGGTGTCTCACCTAAACATAAAGGTGCCTACCACCTAATGAGTGGGTCTGGACTGCAGTGCCAGTTAACTAACCTAAAGGAAGGCTtgagtgtctttgtgtgtgaatCTCATGATAATACACAAAGCAAACAAATCCAAGAATTCGTTGCCGGTGGTGGTGGCCTCCTCATTGGTGGACACGCTTGGTGGTGGGCCCATTGCAACCCTAAGAGTAATTTGGTAACAGATTGTCCTGGAAATCAAATCCTCTATAAAATGGGATTGTGCCTGTTGGATAAAACTGTAGAAGCTGGGTTGTACCCGGCCGCACAGGTGAaacaacatggcacctcacAGATTTATGTTTTCCTGAACATGTATTTCAAAGATGATTTAGAATTCCTTCTACAAGGTGTGACAGAGTTTGACATCCAAGGCCAGTCTGTACCATCAGAAATATTTGTTCATGGATCTTCAGCATTTCCTGTTGGATTCACCCCAGATGCAAAGCCGTTTATTGCAGGGGCCCGTTACGGAGAGGGCCGAGTAATAGCAGTCAGCCATGAGGGATACTTAAGTCGAAATTCACTATCCACCTTTTTGATCAACGCTCTTCTTTGGCTTGATCAAGGACGTAAAGGTGTGATCGGTGTGTCACCTAAACTTAAATGTGCCTACCACATAATGAgtaggtcaggactgcagtgcCAGTTAACTAACTTAAAGAAAGGCTTGAGCGTCTTTGTGTGTATATCTCATGATAATACACAAAGCAAACAAATCCAAGAATTCGTTGCCGGTGGTGGTGGCCTCCTCATTGGTGGACACGCTTGGTGGTGGGCCCAATGCAACCCTCAGAGAAATTTGGTAACAGATTGCCCTGGAAATCAAATCCTCTATAAAATGGGATTGTGCCTGTTGGATAAAACTGTAGAAGCTGGGTTGTACCCGGCTGCACAGGTGAaacaacatggcacctcacAGATTTATGTTTTTCCGAACATGCTGCATCGTTTTGTCCAACATGTGTTCCATGGACAACAACTGACAGACCAAGAACAGCAATTTCTGAGTAAGCTGTGCAGTGACTGTGTCTCCAGCCTCCGCATGCAGGGACAAGACTGTAGTTGTTATAACCTTCTTATGAAACTTGTAAAGAAAACAGGGCTTCCAAAATTTCCACTGACTAATTCCAGCGAACATGAAAGGGATCTCCTGCTGCTGCAGGTGGGCACTGAGCTTTCCAGGGTTTGCAAAGAACCTGAAACACTTCTGTCGGACTTCATCGTGGACAGCCCCGACCTGCCATCTGTGACCGATGCAAGAGTCTGCATCAGTGCATGTACAAAAGGTAAAATATTTCCTGTTCTTGTATCACAAACAGTTCTGTTTTatgctggatttttttctctctatctACAAATCCCCAATTTGATCAATGAAAACCAAGCTGTATAggcacatgtcagtgtcacctgCCAGTTTTTGGttcctacacagacacatttaccACAGGTGTTCCTAAAAAAAGTACTCAACGAGTGTGTTTCTTACTTATATATTTAAGCTATACTTGGCTTCTTTCATTTTATTGAAAAATACTGAGCATTACAGCTTTAAATCTTTGACTATCAAATCTTTTAACGTTTTCTGTTTCAGATCATACAGAGTGGATAAGCACAGGCTTGTATTTGTCTCCTGGAATGATAAGTTACATTACAGTTCCCCAGACAATCGTGGGGAAAGGCTGGCAGgtatttaatgtatttgaaTAATTGTCTTCATGATGCATTACACTGGGCAAATCAGACTAGTTTTCACCAGTCACCTTTTCCTGACATGTTTGTGCCAAATAAAGTACATGTCAATAAAAAAGGTCCATGTTAATGAAGCTATTATGGTTATTCTGGCAACTTTATCAGGAACACTATGGTAATATTAAATCACTTTGGTCCACATTGATATGATTGCATTAAGTAATTGCTGCAGATTTGTGAGCTGCACATTTGCACTGCCGCTGTGGAACCACTATTCTACCAAATTCTTATTGTGCTAATGGTTCATGGTAGCAATATGAGATGCTTTGTGACATAGAATTATGGCCATAAAAGGACACACATGGTCTGCAACTAAACTCAGATTTAATGTTCAAGATTCAGCATTCAAACAATGCTCATTTGGTGTAAAGGACCCATGCtgtttgacgagtgcaatgtggatcagcactgtgtacagagagacacaccctgacagcactcttttcccatctctgtgcaggagctatcaatcagccagaggtcgtaattgcattagttatgagagagtccctatctggcttttttttatatcccacccctatctgaacaacaggtcaatcgctattcatgtggctgctcagcctagccagcaggcagagctggggttcaatatgatgtattcgagatcccagctctggttccagcatgtgtttttaccgctggaTGATGTTTACTTTTCACACCCTTCTGTGTAAACTCTAGTGATGGTTGGGCATTCAAATTTCCGAAAATCATGCCACAGTTGAAGTCAATCAGATCACATTTACTGATGTTTGATTATCTGATCACTAACCATGTGACCATGGTTGTATACCTGATTTTTGACATTGAGTGTAAATTAAATCCTCAAATATGTCATACCTGCAGGTGCAGATTGGCTGTCAAACGGATGACTTAAGCCATCTTACGGATCTAAAACGTGCTCCTGTGGTGCATGTGCGATTTCCTGTGGATAAAGAAAAACTGAAGATCTGGAACCTATGGGGAGGCCTCATATACCTCATCGCACCTCCTAATACTACAGTTAATGACGAGAAGGTTGTCATACGGACAGCTGTGAAAGTGCCATACTATAAGTCTGGTAAGTCTGATAcatgtaataaaaatgatacattatttggccaaatgtatgtCACTTTTGAAAGGTTCTCAGATCTTCCaacttattttaatataaaataaagacaacAGGAGTAAaccaaaatgcagcttttaaatgatcataattaAAGTAAATCTTGGAATGTGGAACTTTTTGTTCAGGAAATACCAGTGTACGTGAGTGGAATGATGAGATCCGTAAAGCACCAGCCCCTTGGGCAGAGCTGGAGTTTGAGAATCTCATCATCACCCTGCCTTCGAATGTAATACGTGAACTGCACCAGCCGGACAGTGTGGCCACGCGTTGGGATGCCATTATGAGAGCCGTAGCTGATTTGGCTGCAAAACCTGCGAAGTTTCCACGCAAAGAGCGCTTCGTTGCTGATGTTCAGATCTCATGTGGTTTGTTATGCTTTAATTTTTCACACTGGTTTTATCAGAATGTGAAGAATTAGCGAATCATCCATATAGTTGTGATCACATAATTGATTTACCATAACAGCATTCATAATATTGatgaatcatttatttattaagatgcGCTAAGCAGTTAATGTAACATTCTGATGCCATTTCCGACAGGCGACATGCATTCTGGTTACCCCATCATGATGCATTCCTGCTCAGCTCCAGACTTGGTGAATCCATACGTTGTTGGGAAAAGTGATTTCTGGGGACCTGTACATGAACTTGGCCATAATCAGCAGTGCTCGGTTTGGGAGTTTCCACCTCACACCACTGAGTGTACCACTAATTTGTGGTCCCTGTATGTGCATGAGGTAGTGCTGGGGGTGAACAAGGAAAATGCTCATAGTGAAATGACGAAGGACAAACGACAAAGACGAATCAACCAATACATTATGGAGGGCAGACAACTAAAAAACTGGACTGTCTGGACAGCATTGGAAACCTACACTCAGGTATGTATACATTGACGTAATAGAAGTATTTCATTATGTTCTATTGTTCCTGCATGCCTGTAttcctgtacacaaagcaaatcCATAAAGATTATTTGAAATTTGGTGTAGAAAATGTATCGGTCTGCACAGATTCCTGAACTTGAAAACTGAACATTATGTGAAAACCAAGACAAAAAACAAGAAATTTAGTGGAGAAGAAATATGAGAGCTGAGTTCCACTAtgccagctactcgatccaccagtGAGTAACAACCCAAACTCTCGACAAAGAATCAAGAAAAGGAAACTCAGTAAACTGGCAGTGGCAATAAAGCTCCCACGCCAATGCTGCACATAGCTTGGGTCCAGGATGGGTCTGAAAGATGTCACGCCACCATTGGACACAGTGTCTTTCTATAGGCACTGTATGGTATATGACCACAAGTACATGGGTGCCCGAACGTGAGCTGGTTGGACATCACAATCCAAacccatgagcattaatatgacTTTCCATAAGATcttaaaatgtgtctgtggaaacTGGTGCCAATTGGGCCAAAAAAGCATTTTGAATGAAAAGGCTTACACGCCACCACTGGGCACAGCACACATCTTTCGTGACAGCTCCACAAAACAATGTCAGCAAACACAGAAGAAAACCAGCTGCCACCAGTCGAGTTCCTAGAAACCAGATCTAAATGAGCTGGGCAGGTCATCAAGTCTGATGCTCAGCCTGGTATATCAGCTTAATAGTTGAACAAAGAGACACATAGATGAACATATAGGAAGTCAGACATGATCCCAGCCCTGAGATGCATTTTCAGGCTGCTTATAAAGAGCCCCCCTTAGGTGATGTGAGTTTAGGGAGAATTGCAATTTCAGTCTGCATACCCATGCCCCCTGTCAGTCAACAAGGGTGCGGCAAGTGGGCATGTTTCATGACCTTCTTAGTAGTGCTTTTCCAAACAGCTGATGCCGAGATTGGTCCGCTGTTCAAACTCAGTGAAGTATTTAATTGGACTCTGATCTAGGGAGCAGATACGTTACGATTTCTGAGGCTGGTGACTCGAATAGTCTTAGACTTGCAGTTTTTCAATTTTCCATATTGACTAACCGTCATTGGCTAGAGTGATgatggattgagctttttaggTTGAGCTGTTCCGGCCATACTCTGGAGGACTAAACATGGAAATAACCAAACGGGGCTAGTTAAACCCACCTTTCCTTCTTAACTCTTGACTAAATGATGAACATAGAATGACATTCtacaaattaaaatttaaaagacAAACACGTATCTTGTGtggcttaaaatataaataaatggggTTTAAAATCTAAATGGGagcatttaaaaatatacattttgccAGCAGACTGGCCGGCTACATGAACCGGACGGGGACTCCTCATTACTGATGCATTTAtgaactctgctggctgattgatggtgcctgcaccgAGACGAGAAATGatatgttgatcagggtgtgactctccgtacacaaagctgatccgcatatgaactcgcctcgtgttgGTGAacagatgcagtcggctactgcacacgtgtcggaggggggcgtgagTCAGTCTTGGGTCTTCTCAACCAGGGTGAAGATCAACATCAGCAGAGAGGAagaataatgcaattgggtgattggatacgctaaagtcaggagaaaatgcagaataaACAGAACCTTCTAGAATGTTTGCCTTTTGCCTATAGGCACTGTATGctaaatgaccaaaaatatgtagatgCGTGACCGTGAGCTGgttggacatcacattccaAACCCATGTGCAATAATATGGAGTGGTTATAACTGCGTCCACTTCTCTGGGAAGACTTTGCCCAAGATTTCGAAACATGTTTATGGAAACTGGTGCCAATTGAGGCAAAAGAGCATTGATGGCATTGATGTTAACTGAAAAGACCTTTCCACTGCTACAGTATAGACATGGGTGTGGCTTAAACTCCTGAACTCCTGAATATGTTCTACCAATCTGTTGTAGCCagtgttctttttttatgcGGTGCTGTGCTGGGGTGGCAGCATTAAAAAGAAAGACGAAGCAAGACTGGACAAACTGATTAGACGAGCTGGTGCAGTGGTAGGCATTGAACTGGAACCACTGGTAACAGTGGCAGAAAAGAGGACACTGTGTAAACTCTATTCTATCATGGACAATGTCAGTCACCCACTGTATACAGTGATTATTAAACAGAGGAGCATgttcagtgacaggctgctgtctcagagctgctccacggacaggCTTAGAAAGTCATTCGTACCCAGGGCCATTAGGCTCTACAACTCCATCAGGCAGGGAAGGCTGACTGTAGCTAAAGAGTGAGGGTTTCTAGTGTAGCCATGTGTGTACGTACTTGTATGCATGTGCATGTGcaggtgtatatacagtatatgtatgtactgtatatatgtgtgtatgtatttgcatatgtgtacatgaatatatatgtgtatgtatttgcatgtgtgaatatgtatgtatatgggtgtatatgtgtatgtatatatatggctatactggcctcattgtgcaatattgtcacatgtcactttactatttaataatttaattactattcaatttttacactagcaatatacctcatgcatcattacagttaccagttattcattttatgttaaTCACAAGAAAGACTCGgttctattttttcttttctgtttgcttttgttttgttttgtactgttaattatttgttgtactatgctactggggctttaatttccttcgggatcaataaagtatctatctatctatctatctatctatctatctatctatctatctatctatctatctatctatctatctatctatctacttaataaatagaagtggtatccacatacttttagccatataaaGTATGTCAATGTGCATTGAAATGACaaataataatcttaataacTACCTAACTACTAATTTTTAacctattttttaaagctacaGGAAGAGTTTGGGTGGGAAGCCTTCAAGAAAGTCTTTGCAGCCTACCATAACTACACAGATGTTCCAGAAGACAAGGAAGGCAAGATGAACCTGTATGCTAAAACATTTTCCACAGTGGTAAACAAAAACCTGGTTCCATTCTTCAAAGCGTGGGGTTGGCCCATTCAGCCCAGTACAGAAAAAGAGCTCTCTGGTTTTCCTGAGTGGAGTGATCATCCAATGGTCTTTAAAGGTGACACATGTTCCTTATCATAGAGAAAGTTTCTCAATGTATAAACTTTTATACATTGTCACTTTCCtttgtgatgcatttttcccagcgttgtaccaactttttaaccatcagcaaaaaaggttttttggttgagcgtgtagccactgatgcaccgctgcttatcacatcatcatcacatgaaaatcttcttccccttaaagcttctttgagtgtccaaaaaggtgtaaatcagatggcatgaaatccagactataagcgtctctcagtctctcagacacaaccaattactactcctccaccctcaccgtttccaatgtaaatataaaagtacaaaaactttttgaaggtcTCATAAAATCCCACTCCCACTTGCACCCCCCATGCTGacctttttttttccaattccaATCGCTACTTCCAACTCAGCCTGTTAACTTAGCCACTGAGACTAAGACTTAACGGTGTTAGGCTAGCATTCACTTGTTTATATAGTTCTGGATTACTGATCCAAATCCAGTAGTGACTGTGTGGTGAGACCCATCAAACCCCAGTCattggacagtatggaaaataaaaaaaaccacagtgtttcttacatttactttgacttttatttaatttcagacagtatgaacccaatatatttcatgctgtttcatttgttgatatacatccattcctgcatttcaggcctgcaacatatttacattttttctgttttttctgtTGTGTTGTGACGTTACAAATTGTTACTGGCACAGATTTTGGAACAGCTCCCCTACTGGTGTGATGGAGTAATACTGTAGGAAAGTATTCAGCTCGCTAAGTGTGTACTGTTCAACTAGGTGTCCGAGTACGTATTTAccctataaatgtttttttttaactataatCATCATTATGCTTATGAATCACACCTTTATGTTCA includes:
- the LOC134334256 gene encoding TRPM8 channel-associated factor homolog — translated: MDFKDDLEFLLQGVTEFDIRSGDVSSEVLVHGSSAFPVGFTPDAKAFFAGARYGQGRVIAVGHERYLDKDVLSTFLINALFWLDQGRNGVIGVSPKHQGAYQLMSRSVLQCQVTNLKEGLSVFVCISHNNTQSKEIQEFVAGGGGLFIGGHAWWWAQCNPKRNLVTDCPGNQILYKMGLCLSNKTVKAGLYPATQVKQHPHIQEFRDFKDDLEFLLQGVSEFDIQGKEVPSEIFVHGSSAFPVGFTPDKKAFIAGARYGQGRVIAAGHERYLDRNSLSTFLNNALLWLDQGRKGVVGVSPKHKGAYHLMSGSGLQCQLTNLKEGLSVFVCESHDNTQSKQIQEFVAGGGGLLIGGHAWWWAHCNPKSNLVTDCPGNQILYKMGLCLLDKTVEAGLYPAAQVKQHGTSQIYVFLNMYFKDDLEFLLQGVTEFDIQGQSVPSEIFVHGSSAFPVGFTPDAKPFIAGARYGEGRVIAVSHEGYLSRNSLSTFLINALLWLDQGRKGVIGVSPKLKCAYHIMSRSGLQCQLTNLKKGLSVFVCISHDNTQSKQIQEFVAGGGGLLIGGHAWWWAQCNPQRNLVTDCPGNQILYKMGLCLLDKTVEAGLYPAAQVKQHGTSQIYVFPNMLHRFVQHVFHGQQLTDQEQQFLSKLCSDCVSSLRMQGQDCSCYNLLMKLVKKTGLPKFPLTNSSEHERDLLLLQVGTELSRVCKEPETLLSDFIVDSPDLPSVTDARVCISACTKDHTEWISTGLYLSPGMISYITVPQTIVGKGWQVQIGCQTDDLSHLTDLKRAPVVHVRFPVDKEKLKIWNLWGGLIYLIAPPNTTVNDEKVVIRTAVKVPYYKSGNTSVREWNDEIRKAPAPWAELEFENLIITLPSNVIRELHQPDSVATRWDAIMRAVADLAAKPAKFPRKERFVADVQISCGDMHSGYPIMMHSCSAPDLVNPYVVGKSDFWGPVHELGHNQQCSVWEFPPHTTECTTNLWSLYVHEVVLGVNKENAHSEMTKDKRQRRINQYIMEGRQLKNWTVWTALETYTQLQEEFGWEAFKKVFAAYHNYTDVPEDKEGKMNLYAKTFSTVVNKNLVPFFKAWGWPIQPSTEKELSGFPEWSDHPMVFKGDTCSLS